The genomic stretch TTGGAGGAGTTTTGCGAATTGGCTTTGCCGTATTATAAAAAGGCTATAAAGGCGCGTGGTATAGACTATATGAAGTTGAGTCGACTGTTGCAAACACGTATAGAGACGTTAAACGATATAATAGAGAGCGTTGATTTTATAGATGAACTTCCTGATTACGATGTGCAGCTGTATGTACACAAAAAAATGAAGACCAACTTGGAAAATTCATTGGAGCACCTCAAAAAGAGTTATGAGGTATTGGAAAAACTTGATAAGTGGAATGAAGAAGAGGTCCATCGGGCGTTGATGGAGCTTATACAACAGCTGGGGGTTAAGAATGGCCAGGTATTGTGGCCCATACGTACAGCCCTGTCGGGAAAGCAGTATACACCGGGTGGAGCTATAGAGCTGTTGGATTTGCTGGGCAAAGAAGAATCTTTAAAGAGAATAAGAATAGGCATAGATAAACTGGAACAAGCAGTTGCATGATTTCAAAAAATAAAAACAGGCAAGGAATGTCTTTTAAACGACGTGCGTATTGACTTTTATGCTCAATTTGGTAGAATAAAAATGCAAAAGGGTACCATGAAGGTATCCAGTTAAACGATAGTGTATAAAAATTGAAGTTGGTTAAAATGCCGTCAAGAAGGCGGTTTTCATGATTTTTCATGGAAACCGCCTTTTGTTTTTAAAATTTTGAAAGAAAGGAGATGTTTTTATGAGTCAGACACAAAAAATTACATTGTCAGGCATATTTATAACTCTGGGCATACTTCTCCCTATCGCATTTCATGCCGCAGGCACCAATGCAGGAAAAATCTTTTTACCCATGCATATTCCTGTTTTGCTATCAGGTTTTGTGGTAGGTCCCCTGAATGCTCTTATAGTAGGCATTATCACGCCGATTTTAAGCTCATTGTTAACAGGTATGCCACCGATGGCTCCTGTTCCCACGACTATTATGATGGCTTTTGAGTTAGGTACATATGGATTGGCGTGTGGGTTGTTTTATCGGAAGTTCAAGTGGCATGAGGTTTTGGCTTTGATAACGGCTATGTTTTGCGGTAGAATAGTGCTGGGATTGATAACGGCCGTGTTTGTATACATCCTGGGGTTTAAAAATTTGGGTAATCCTGTTATATATGTATGGGGTGGGGTGGTTACAGGTTTGCCAGGTATGGTTATTCAAGTGGTTCTAATTCCCGGGGTTATCATTTTGCTAAAAAAGAGCCATGTTTTAAAAGAGGGAGGCAAAGGCGTTGAGTCATAAAGAATATTTTGACGGCATCGCCCATAAATGGGATGAGATGGCATATCATGACCCTCAAAAGCTTTTACGAATTTTTGAGTTTATAGGCCTTCAGCCAGGCCAGACGGTGCTCGATGTGGGTACTGGAACCGGCGTACTGATACCATATATCTATGATAGAGTAAGGGATAGCGGACAAATTGATGCAATC from Caldicoprobacter guelmensis encodes the following:
- a CDS encoding ECF transporter S component, coding for MSQTQKITLSGIFITLGILLPIAFHAAGTNAGKIFLPMHIPVLLSGFVVGPLNALIVGIITPILSSLLTGMPPMAPVPTTIMMAFELGTYGLACGLFYRKFKWHEVLALITAMFCGRIVLGLITAVFVYILGFKNLGNPVIYVWGGVVTGLPGMVIQVVLIPGVIILLKKSHVLKEGGKGVES